CTGGTACACGCGCTCGAACAGGTCCAGCCGGTCGTAGTAGATGCGACGCGAGATCAGCGTGGCGTTGTTCAGCGGCTCGCGGGTGAAGCTGGCGAAGGTGTTCACCTTCAGCCGCGGCCGCAGCTCGTCGGCGAACCGGCGCTGCGCCCGCGCGAACACCTCCTCGCGCAGCGCCAGCTTCTGCTCGCGGGTGATGTCGGTGCGCGCGTACAGCGACTCCAGGTCGTGCACCAGCTCGCTCATGAAGAAGCCGAACGCCAGGTCGTCGTCCCACTCGTCGCGCGCGCGGCGGCAGGTGGGCGCGTCGGGGCCGTCGCGGCGGCAGAAGAACTCGATCGCGCCCCGCCCCCCCGCGAAGTTGGCCATGCTCTCGTTGAACGCGATCTTCCCCGGCGCGAAGAAGGTGTTGTGGAAGAGCTCGTGGATCACCGTGTTGGCCAGGTCCACGTCGTCGTAGCGCAGCAGCGTGCTCAACACGGGGTCGTTGAACCACCCCAGCGTGCTGAACGCCGACGTCGGCCGCATGTAGGTGTCGAACCCCTCCGCCTCCAGCTTCTCGGCCTCGCGGCGCGCGTCCTCCTCGTGGAAGAACCCCTTGTACGGCACGCTCCCCACGACGGGGAACCACCACGTCTTCGCACGGAACCGGTCCTTGTAGGCCGCGGAGAGGACGGTGGCCAGCGTGTCGGACTTCTTCTCGGCGAACAGGGTGTAGCTGTCGCCCGTGCGCTCGCCCAGCGAGTCGCGGGCGAAGGCGCGCACGTCGAGCACCAGCCGCAGCTTGCGCCGCGTCTCGGCCGGCTGCCGCGGGTCGGCGATGACGGCGGTGATCGGCCGCCGCCGCGACAGGATCTTCGCCTCTTCCCACGCGCCGCGCAGCACGTAGCCGGGCGAGCAGGCCGAGACGAGCGACGCCGTCAGCCCGACCGCGAGCAGGGCGCGACGAAATGGTACCGGTGCAAGCAAACCCATCTGCAAATCGTTGGATCTAATCCCTGGTGACCCCGCATCCCCCCACGGCAGGAGGATCCGATGCGCTCCAGACTTCTCCTCGCGCTGTTCGCCATCCCCCTCGTCTGCGCGGCGGTCCCCGGCGCCGCCGACGGGCAGCGCACCCACCGCACCCACGGCCGCGTCGTGATCCACCGCGGCGACTACCGGTACCGGACGGCGTACCGCGACCGCATCTACATCCCCGCCCACCGCTACAGGGAGCCGGTCTACCGCTCCCGCGTCGTCTATCGCGACAACGGCTATCGCTACCGCGACGCGTACCGGTACCGCTACGACGACCGCTACTACCGCAACGACCACCGCATCTACCGCCGCAACCCGAACCTCGTGGACCTGGTGCTGCGCGCGGCGGGGGTGCGGTACGACGACCGCTACCGTCATCGCCACACCCGCCGGTGCAGGCACGGGGGGCGGCTGTACATCGCCCTCTGATTCCCCGCGATCCCGGCGACGCCCGCGCCCGGCCGCCCCGCGGTGGCCGGGCGCGTCTTCGTCCCCGTGGCGGAAGAGCCGTGCCGCGATGCACCGCGAGACGACATATTGCCGGGGAGGCGGACCACGGGCCAGAGGAGGGAGATGGGCAGCGATCCGGAGCGCCGCGCGCTGCGGCTGTCGTACTTCACCGTCGCGTACAACGTGGCGGAGGGGGTGGCGTCGGTGGCCGCCGGTGGCGTGGCGGGGAGCGCGGCGCTGGTGGGGTTCGGGCTGGACAGCTTCGTGGAGTCGCTGTCCGGCGCGATCATGGTGTGGCGCTTCCGCACACGCCGCCCGCACGCCGACGCCGAGCGCGCCGAACGCCGCGCCGTGCGCCTGGTCGGCTGCACCTTCTTCGTCCTGGGCGCGTACGTGCTGCTCGGCGCGGCGCGCAAGCTGTGGGTCGGCGAGCGGCCGGAGGGCTCCGTCCCCGGCATCGCCATCGCCCTCGTCTCGCTGGTGGTGATGCCGCTGCTGTACCTGGCCAAGCGCCGCACCGCGCGCCGCATCGGCAGCCGCAGCCTGGCGGCCGACTCGAAGCAGACGCTGGCGTGCATGGGGATGTCGGCCGGCGTGCTGCTCGGCCTCGTGCTGAACCGCGCCTTCGGGCTCTGGCAGGCGGATCCCGTGATGGGGATCGTCATCGCCCTGCTGCTCTTCCGCGAAGGGCGCGAGGCGCTGCGCGAGGGGACGCTCTGCTGCTGCTGAACCCCGCCCCCGCGATCTCCAATCCACACCGTCCGTATCATCCCCGGGATAGAGGCTGGGCTCTACTGATTCGGGGCCGATCTCCACCCCGTCGGGCGCACGTCCGCCGGCAAGCTCCTCTCCCACAGACGTTTGCGCGATCTCCGCATACGGCACCGCTGTTGCCCCGAATGTCGTCGAGGCGTTGGATGGGAAGCAGGCATCCCGGAGCCGCGTCAAAAGGAGACTTCGTGAGCACCGTCACCCAGGAACTGCCCGGCATCCGGGTCAGCGACGCCCTTCCCCGCGCCGTCCGCGCCGCACCAGGCGGCCCTGCCATCTCCAGCGCGCCCATGCTGATCCGCGAGCGCGCCCTCCACTCCGGGCTGCTGCGGTGGAGCACGCAGCTGCGCGAGACCATCGGCGAGACGCTCCGAGAGAGCCGCGACGTCTACCGCTTCGCTTACGAATTCAGCCGGGTGGGAAACAACACCGCGCTGATCGCCGTGCACGACGGCGCCGGCCGGGTGGCCGCCGGGCTGGTGAAGCGGCAGCTGCGGTGGATCAACCGCCTCATCCGCCGCAGCGGCGTCGTGGCCATCACCGACTTCACGGTCAGCCCGTGGATCAACCACGCGCGGCTGGACACCTTCACCGGCGAGTGGGAATCGGCGCTGCGGCGGCTGGAGGCGGTGGAGGAGTGCCGCCGGCGCAACCTCCTCCGCCTGGGGCACGGCGTGCCCGGGCTGAACCTGGACGCCCCCGACCGCGAGGGCTACAAGCGCTACCTGCGCGACCTGTACGTCAGCGAGGGGCTGAAGGCGCTACTGGTGAACGCCCGGTGGCAGGAGGCGCTGGACTTCGCCGCGAGCCTGGGCGAGGACGACCCCGACTGGATCCGCTGCACGGTGGACGAGGCGGTGGCGGTGGCCGCGTGCAGGCTGGGTGACTACGAGCGCGCCGGGCAGGCGTGCGTCGACGGGATCCGCCGGGTGCGCGGATGGGAGGGCGCGGCGCTGCGCGTGCGCCGCGCCGAGGTGCTGGCGTGCGCCGGCGAGACCGGGCGCGCACGGACGGCGATCACCGGCTTCCTCCCCGCGTTCTGCTCGGCCAGCATCGAGCCCGACAACCTGCAGCGCGTGCTGGCGGCGCTGTACCCGATGCTCCGCGCGGCGCAGCTCTGCGAGGAGCTGGGGATGGACGACGAGAGCGCCGCCGTGGCCGAGCGCACCTACGCGGTGGCCTCGCGAGCAGGAGACGAGGTCTTCGCGATCGAGAGCGCGCGGGTGCTGGCCCGGGTCGCGCCCGACAGCGAGCCGTGGATGGAGAGGGTGGAGCGGCTGGAGACCGGGACGATGTACAAGCGCTTCCGCCGCGGCCCGCGCGACGAGGAACGCGGCGAGACGCTCGACCGCCTGTACGAGGAGGCCGCCGCCGCGTTCGACATGCTCTGATCTCGAATCCCGAATGATCGCTCGGGGATTGGCGATCCTGGTTTTCACATGGAGGACACGGAGATCACGGAGGCACCGAGGACCGCGATTGGTTCTCTGTGCCTCCGTGATCTCTGTGTTCTCTGTGTGACTGTCTTTTGCGATGCTTTACGTCGACGGGATGCCGACGGCCGAGGCTGCCGGCATCTGCGTTTCCGTGTCCGTCGACGGGGAGACGACGACGGCGCGTCCCCAGCCGCGCAGCGAGTTGATCACCCACACGGCCGTCGCGCGCTCCAGGTCGGCGAGCGTGAGCGTGCGCTCGTGGAGGGCGCCGTCGCGCAGCAGTTCGGCGCGGAGGACGCCGGGGAGGAGGCCCGCGTCCACGCGCGGCGTCCACAGCGCGCCGTCGATCTCCAGCACCACGTTGGCGATGCGCGTCTCGGCCAGCTCGCCGCGCTCGTTCACCAGCAGCACGTCGTCGTGGGGGATGGAGACGGGCGCGTGGTCGCGGTAGAGCGCGCGCCGCGCCGTCTTGTGGCGCCACAGCGGGTGATCGCTCGGGAGACGGCGACGAGCGACGGCCAGCCGCACCGGCTCCGCCCAGCGCCGCATCGGCTCGTGGGAGATGTCGATGCGCCCGCCCGGCTGCAGCGTCACGCGGATTGTCCGCGGCTCGCGCGGCAGCGTCTCCGCGAGCGTGTCGAGCCGCCGCGCGAGCGAATCCGCATCGAACGCGTAGCCAAAGTGTGCCGCCGACGCCGCCAGCCGCGCGAGGTGCCCGGCCAGGCGAACGAAGCCCTCCCCCGGCGTCCAGCCGAACGTCTCGATCAGCGCGGGATCGGGTTCGCGGCGCACGAACGCGGACTTGGACAGGCACTCGCGGTACTCCGCCGCCGCGTCCGAATCCCACGTGATCCCGCTCCCCACGCCCAGCTCCGCCATGCCCGCCGCGCAGTCGAGCAGCAGCGTGCGGATGGCCACGCTGAACACCGCCTCCCCCGGCGACGCGAAGCCGACCGCGCCCGTATACACGCCGCGCGGCGCGCCCTCCAGCTCCGCGATGATCTGCGACGTGCGCACCTTGGGCGCCCCGGTGACCGAGCCGCACGGGAAGAGCGCGCGGAACACGTCCGCCAGCGTCGTTCCCGCCCGGGTCCGCGCACGGATGGTGGACGTCATCTGGTGCACCGTGGGGTAGCGCTCCACCTCGAACATCCGCTCCACGCGCACCCCGCCGAACTCCGCGATCCGCCCCGCGTCGTTCCGCAGCAGGTCCACGATCATCAGGTTCTCGGCGCGGTCCTTGGGCGATGCCGCCAGCTCCGCCGCGATCTCCGCGTCCTCATCGGGCGATGCGCCGCGCGGCCGCGTCCCCTTCATCGGCCGCAGCTCCAGCTCGCCGCCCGCCCAGCGGAAGAACAGCTCGGGAGACGCGGAGACGACGGCCATGTCGCCGAAGTCGAGCAGCGCGCAGTACGCCGCCCGCTGCGCATGGCACAGCCGCCGGTACAGCGCCGACGGCGAGCCGGCGAACGGCGCGCGGAGCGGGAAGGTGAGGTTCACCTGGTAGGTGTCGCCCGCCGCGATCAGCTCGCGGATGCGCGCGACCTGCGCCGCGTGCTCCGCCTCACGCACGTCCGCGCGCAGCTCGCCGATCTCCGCCGCGTCGAGGTCGTCGGGCGCTTCGACCGGCTCCGTCTCGATCCGCTCCTCGAAGATCCCGAACCACGCCAGCGGCAGCCGCGGGTCCGGCACGCGCGTCACCAGCGCGGGGTCGAACGCGGGTGCGGCCTCGTACGCCATGAACCCGGCCGCGTGGAGTCCCTCGGCGACGGCCCGCTCCACCTCGCGCATCGCCGGCAGCACGTCGCCGAGCGCGTGCGCCCGCACCACGCGCCGCAGCCCGCCGAAGCGGTACGACCCCGCCCCCCGCACCGGGTCGAGCGAATCGAACCGCACGAGGGGCGGATCAGGAGAAGGCGCGCGGTCAGTCACGTCAGGGCTGATGAGGGAGATCCGGAGACACACTTCGGAGAATAGGCCCCGCCAGAGCGGTCATTGCAAGGCTTCGCTGCATTCAGTCACCTTCTGCGAAGTTGACAGTGTTCGTATCGTCGGAGCTCAACGTGAATCGAAGCGACATCAATCGAAACGGCGAGTTGCGGAACAGGAGCGCTATGCCGACCGTATTGCGTAGCGGACCATACCGGTTTTTCTTCTACGCAGGCGACCGCGACGAGCCTCCGCACGTGCACGTGGAACGGGAAGACAATCGGGCGAAGTTCTGGCTCGATCCCGTTCGCATGCAGAACAGCGGAGGATTCAGCGGGATCGAGCTGAACCGGATTACCGCCTTGGTCGAAGCACACCGGGAGCAGTTGCTGAGGGCGTGGAATGACTACTTTGATGAGTGAACTGCGCATCCCCGAAGCGACCCGGGTGACCGTGACCGACGACGCGCTGACCGTGGAGCTTGCGGACGGGCGTACGATCTCGGCGCCGCTGGCGTGGTATCCGCGCCTGGCACACGGCACGCCCGAGGAGCGTGGCAACTGGCGGTTCATCGGCGGGGGGGAAGGAATCCACTGGCCCGACCTCGACGAAGACATCAGCGTCGAGAACCTGCTCGCGGGGAAGCCCTCCGGCGAAAGCCAGCGTTCGCTGAAGCGGTGGTTGGAGATGCGCCGCGGCGCAGCCTGACGATGGTTCGAGACGTACGAGGCCCCTCTCCCGGACCTGCCGGGAGAGGGGCCTCGCATCGGATCGACGTCGCCCAACCTACGTATGCTTCAAGCGCGACGGGCAGACCTCATGATTTGGATCCCACCAGAGAATCCTCATCACGTGCTCCTCACGGATGCCCCAGACGCGGCCCGGCCCGTCGATGCGGAGGGAGAAGTATTCCGCTGCATCGTCCTGCTCGATCGCCTCCAGCCGGTCGCGCGCCTTCTTAGCTAAGGAGCCGAAGTCGACCCCGTGGCTGCCCGTAGGTCCGTCGATCTCCCGCCACGTCATCGATTCGTACGATCCGAGGCGCCGGAGCACGGATTCCGCTTCCTTCGCGCTCATGGTGGTCCAGCACCACGGGCCGCCGATGTCGACGATGCGAAACGCCCAGACCGGAGTCCGGGCGTTCGGATCGGCCGGAGGAGCCTCCCGCGGCTGTTTCCGGGTCTCAAGTGGATACGCGGACCGGGGAATCTTGCCCGGGTCCGCGTATTCCGACCTCGCCTTCCTGTGTGGTTTCTTCTTCGCCATCACGGGAGCGAGCTGTAGTACTCCGACATCGTGGCGAGCGAGATCGGTGCGGCGCCACGCTCTCCGTCGGGCACCCCCTTCCGGGCCTCGCGCCAGGGCAGCTCGCGGTGCGTCAGGTCGCTGAGCACCTGGGCGCTGCGGCCGCCGTAGTAGTCGAGCACCGCATCGACGGTTTCCCGGGCATCCTCGTCCAGCTTCGCGGGATTGCCCCAGGACCATTCACGGATTTCGAACTGGCCCCGGTGGCGGTCGTAGAGGCTGCGGACCACCGGCCCGTTCGCCCACGCCTCGATCGGCTCGCCGAACAGCTGGCGATCATCCCAGACGAGCGACCATGCCTGCGCGTAGTAGATCAGCTTCTGGAGCTTCATCGCGGACATGGGGCCGTGCTCTCGAAGGATGTACGCCGCGACGTCGTGTGCGGAAACCATCCTCTGCCCTCCCCGTTTCACGCCGAACATCTGCCGAAATTAACTCATGAAACGTACACACCTTCGCCTGATTCGTCAAGCGGTCACGCCGTGCACAAGCCGTCCGTCTACCCCGCCGCCGCAAGCCTCGGCGCGTCCCCCAGCAGGCGCGCCAGGTAGCGGCCGGTGAGGCTGTCGGAGACTCGGGCGACCTCCTCGGGTGGGCCCATGGCCACCACGCGGCCGCCATCGGGGCCGGCGCCGGGACCCAGGTCC
This genomic stretch from Longimicrobium sp. harbors:
- a CDS encoding aminopeptidase, with the protein product MGLLAPVPFRRALLAVGLTASLVSACSPGYVLRGAWEEAKILSRRRPITAVIADPRQPAETRRKLRLVLDVRAFARDSLGERTGDSYTLFAEKKSDTLATVLSAAYKDRFRAKTWWFPVVGSVPYKGFFHEEDARREAEKLEAEGFDTYMRPTSAFSTLGWFNDPVLSTLLRYDDVDLANTVIHELFHNTFFAPGKIAFNESMANFAGGRGAIEFFCRRDGPDAPTCRRARDEWDDDLAFGFFMSELVHDLESLYARTDITREQKLALREEVFARAQRRFADELRPRLKVNTFASFTREPLNNATLISRRIYYDRLDLFERVYQSRGGDLRRTLADIVAAARANRADPYAGVAALVR
- a CDS encoding cation transporter, encoding MGSDPERRALRLSYFTVAYNVAEGVASVAAGGVAGSAALVGFGLDSFVESLSGAIMVWRFRTRRPHADAERAERRAVRLVGCTFFVLGAYVLLGAARKLWVGERPEGSVPGIAIALVSLVVMPLLYLAKRRTARRIGSRSLAADSKQTLACMGMSAGVLLGLVLNRAFGLWQADPVMGIVIALLLFREGREALREGTLCCC
- the pabB gene encoding aminodeoxychorismate synthase component I: MRFDSLDPVRGAGSYRFGGLRRVVRAHALGDVLPAMREVERAVAEGLHAAGFMAYEAAPAFDPALVTRVPDPRLPLAWFGIFEERIETEPVEAPDDLDAAEIGELRADVREAEHAAQVARIRELIAAGDTYQVNLTFPLRAPFAGSPSALYRRLCHAQRAAYCALLDFGDMAVVSASPELFFRWAGGELELRPMKGTRPRGASPDEDAEIAAELAASPKDRAENLMIVDLLRNDAGRIAEFGGVRVERMFEVERYPTVHQMTSTIRARTRAGTTLADVFRALFPCGSVTGAPKVRTSQIIAELEGAPRGVYTGAVGFASPGEAVFSVAIRTLLLDCAAGMAELGVGSGITWDSDAAAEYRECLSKSAFVRREPDPALIETFGWTPGEGFVRLAGHLARLAASAAHFGYAFDADSLARRLDTLAETLPREPRTIRVTLQPGGRIDISHEPMRRWAEPVRLAVARRRLPSDHPLWRHKTARRALYRDHAPVSIPHDDVLLVNERGELAETRIANVVLEIDGALWTPRVDAGLLPGVLRAELLRDGALHERTLTLADLERATAVWVINSLRGWGRAVVVSPSTDTETQMPAASAVGIPST
- a CDS encoding DUF4160 domain-containing protein, whose product is MNRSDINRNGELRNRSAMPTVLRSGPYRFFFYAGDRDEPPHVHVEREDNRAKFWLDPVRMQNSGGFSGIELNRITALVEAHREQLLRAWNDYFDE
- a CDS encoding DUF2442 domain-containing protein, encoding MSELRIPEATRVTVTDDALTVELADGRTISAPLAWYPRLAHGTPEERGNWRFIGGGEGIHWPDLDEDISVENLLAGKPSGESQRSLKRWLEMRRGAA
- a CDS encoding type II toxin-antitoxin system antitoxin SocA domain-containing protein codes for the protein MSAMKLQKLIYYAQAWSLVWDDRQLFGEPIEAWANGPVVRSLYDRHRGQFEIREWSWGNPAKLDEDARETVDAVLDYYGGRSAQVLSDLTHRELPWREARKGVPDGERGAAPISLATMSEYYSSLP